In a single window of the Elaeis guineensis isolate ETL-2024a chromosome 6, EG11, whole genome shotgun sequence genome:
- the LOC140858519 gene encoding kinesin-like protein KIN-7A, whose amino-acid sequence MSPAHSHVEQSRNTLHFATCAKEVTNTARVNMVVSDKQMVKHLQDVVARLEAERRTPEPSSCSESLLKEKELKIKEMEMEMEELKRQRDFAQSQLDELRSKSSSPFEPSPRQVAKCLTFSGPSLHYGDKGHGKAEKMRNPMRQSSTVPSMLVHEIRKLEQLQEQLGEEAHRALEVLQKEVTCHRLGNQDAAETIAKLQAEIREMRAVRSLTKEVNIEDVVTSQNAGANLKEEITRLHSQGSTIANLEEQLENVQKSIDRLVMSLPNNVQSNETTPKSSKSQPKKKKKMLPLALSSNINRPHLLRAPCSPLSSSRKILESEIENKAPENDAVSQETFSGSEKATPTKSEDGGDITSREGTPRYQRSSSVNMKKMQKMFQNAAEENVRSIRAYVTELKERVAKLQYQKQLLVCQVLELEANEAAGHDVSEAEEHISEMQNSTDAWDSVFKEQMQQIIQLWDVCHVSIIHRSQFYLLFRGDQADQIYIEVELRRLTWLQQHFAEVGNASPAHFGDETAISLSSSIKALRQEREFLSRRVNSRLTEEERERLYIKWQVPLEGKQRKLQLVNKLWTDPNDPAHIEESADIVARLVGFCEGGNITKEMFELNFSLPASKKPWFLGWQPISNLLRL is encoded by the exons ATGAGTCCAGCACACAGCCATGTAGAGCAATCTCGGAATACCCTACATTTTGCAACTTGTGCCAAGGAAGTTACAAATACTGCTCGTGTTAACATG GTTGTGTCAGACAAACAGATGGTCAAACATCTGCAGGATGTAGTTGCCAGACTTGAAGCTGAGAGACGCACCCCTGAACCTTCTTCTTGTTCTGAATCCCTTCTGAAGGAGAAGGAGTTGAAAATTAAGGAG ATGGAAATGGAAATGGAAGAACTGAAACGGCAAAGAGATTTTGCGCAGTCACAACTGGATGAACTGCGAAGTAAA AGTTCAAGTCCATTTGAGCCATCACCTCGCCAAGTGGCTAAATGTCTCACCTTTTCTGGCCCATCACTACATTATGGTGACAAGGGACATGGTAAGGCTGAGAAGATGAGAAACCCAATGAGGCAGTCATCAACTGTTCCATCCATGCTTGTGCATGAAATTCGCAAGCTCGAACAATTACAGGAGCAGCTTGGAGAGGAAGCACACCGAGCTCTTGAAGTGCTGCAGAAAGAGGTGACTTGCCACAGACTGGGGAATCAGGATGCTGCTGAGACTATTGCCAAGCTTCAAGCAGAGATCAGGGAGATGCGTGCAGTTAGATCTCTGACTAAAGAGGTTAACATTGAAGATGTGGTCACTAGCCAAAATGCTGGTGCCAATCTTAAAGAAGAGATAACGCGACTTCATTCGCAAGGAAGTACCATTGCCAATCTGGAGGAGCAGCTAGAAAATGTCCAGAAATCTATAGATAGGCTAGTGATGTCTCTTCCGAATAATGTGCAGTCTAATGAAACCACTCCAAAGTCCTCAAAGAGtcagccaaagaagaagaagaagatgcttCCTTTGGCATTAAGCAGCAACATCAACCGACCACATCTTCTAAGAGCACCTTGCTCACCTCTCTCTTCTTCCCGGAAGATATTAGAGTCCGAAATAGAGAACAAGGCTCCAGAGAATGATGCAGTATCCCAAGAGACCTTTTCAGGTTCTGAGAAAGCTACTCCAACCAAGAGCGAAGATGGTGGTGACATAACATCCAGAGAAGGAACACCACGCTACCAACGCTCCAGTTCTGTGAACATGAAAAAAATGCAGAAAATGTTCCAAAATGCTGCAGAGGAAAATGTAAGGAGCATAAGAGCATATGTCACTGAGCTGAAAGAACGTGTCGCGAAGCTTCAGTACCAAAAGCAGCTTCTTGTGTGCCAG GTATTGGAATTAGAAGCAAATGAGGCTGCAGGGCATGATGTATCAGAGGCTGAAGAGCATATATCAGAAATGCAAAATTCCACTGATGCATGGGATTCTGTCTTCAAGGAACAAATGCAGCAGATTATTCAACTATGGGATGTTTGTCATGTATCAATAATACATCGGTCGCAGTTCTACTTGTTATTCAGAGGTGATCAGGCAGATCAGATATATATTGAGGTAGAGCTTAGGAGATTGACTTGGCTGCAGCAGCATTTTGCTGAAGTTGGCAATGCAAGCCCTGCTCATTTCGGAGATGAGACTGCAATTTCTTTATCATCAAG TATTAAAGCATTGAGGCAGGAAAGAGAATTTCTTTCCAGAAGAGTTAACTCACGTTTGACAGAGGAGGAAAGAGAGCGGCTCTACATCAAATGGCAAGTTCCCCTTGAAGGGAAGCAAAGGAAGCTTCAGCTGGTGAACAAGCTTTGGactgatccaaatgatccagcaCACATCGAGGAAAGTGCTGATATAGTGGCTAGACTTGTAGGCTTCTGTGAGGGAGGAAACATCACCAAAGAGATGTTTGAGCTGAATTTTTCACTGCCCGCAAGCAAGAAACCATGGTTCTTGGGATGGCAGCCCATATCAAATTTGTTAAGACTCTGA